A single Musa acuminata AAA Group cultivar baxijiao chromosome BXJ2-1, Cavendish_Baxijiao_AAA, whole genome shotgun sequence DNA region contains:
- the LOC103984707 gene encoding triphosphate tunnel metalloenzyme 3 → MEVEVKLRLPDAGAHQRLSDALVPHHLRTHLQENLFFDGAAGELSSRFAILRIRFYDADSRCVISLKAKARLAGGVSRVEEDEEDIDPALGRACAAEPWRLADLAGSSRIMRRVVEEFGSEGKMGSFVCLGGFRNVRAVYGWKEGLMLELDETQYDFGTSYELECETIDPERTKELLERFLKENGVPYSYSEASKFAVFRAGKLLP, encoded by the coding sequence ATGGAGGTTGAGGTCAAACTCCGCCTCCCCGACGCGGGCGCCCACCAGCGACTCTCCGACGCCCTCGTTCCCCACCACCTCCGCACCCACCTCCAGGAGAACCTCTTCTTCGACGGCGCCGCCGGCGAGCTCTCCTCCCGCTTCGCCATCCTCCGTATCCGCTTCTACGACGCGGACTCCCGCTGCGTGATCTCCCTCAAGGCCAAGGCCCGCCTGGCCGGCGGCGTCAGCCGCgtcgaggaggacgaggaggacatCGACCCGGCCCTCGGCCGCGCCTGCGCCGCCGAGCCGTGGCGGCTCGCCGACTTGGCCGGATCCTCTCGGATCATGAGGAGGGTGGTCGAGGAGTTCGGGTCGGAGGGAAAGATGGGATCCTTCGTGTGCCTGGGGGGCTTCCGGAATGTTAGGGCGGTCTACGGGTGGAAGGAGGGGTTGATGCTCGAGCTTGATGAGACGCAGTATGATTTCGGGACTAGTTACGAGCTAGAATGTGAGACGATCGACCCAGAGAGGACCAAGGAGTTGCTGGAGAGGTTCTTGAAGGAGAATGGAGTACCGTACTCGTACTCTGAAGCATCCAAGTTTGCAGTTTTCCGAGCAGGGAAGCTTCTACCCTGA
- the LOC135598514 gene encoding uncharacterized protein LOC135598514, whose product METVRRAIHAGSWYTNNAKKLDEELDRWLQAAGLVKSPNVRGVIAPHAGYSYSGRCAAFAFANIDPASIERVFLLGPSHHYYTPKCALTRATIYSTPLGDLPVDLEVNDELRATGKFELMDLHVDEAEHSMEMHLPYLVKVFHGYPVKVVPIMVGALNLENEAMYGQLLAKYVDNPKNFFSISSDFCHWGSRFSYTHYDKKHGPIYKSIEALDHMGMDIIETGDADAFKRYLREYDNTICGRHPISVFLHMLKNCSTKIKIGFLQYEQSSQCKSMRDSSVSYASAAATAES is encoded by the exons ATGGAGACGGTTCGAAGAGCAATTCATGCTGGATCCTGGTACACCAACAACG CCAAGAAACTGGATGAGGAACTTGACCGGTGGCTCCAAGCAGCAGGCCTGGTTAAATCACCAAATGTTAGAGGCGTGATTGCTCC GCATGCTGGCTACTCATATTCAGGCCGCTGTGCAGCTTTTGCATTTGCTAACATCGATCCTGCAAGCAT AGAACGAGTGTTTCTACTTGGTCCATCTCATCACTATTATACTCCAAAATGTGCCCTTACAAGAGCCACCATTTATAGTACTCCTTTGGGGGATCTTCCAGTTGATTTAGAAG tcAATGACGAGCTCAGGGCAACAGGGAAGTTTGAACTTATGGATCTTCATGTAGATGAAGCAGAACATAGCATGGAGATGCATTTGCCTTATCTTGTCAAAGTGTTCCATGG TTATCCTGTGAAAGTTGTGCCCATTATGGTTGGTGCTCTTAACTTGGAGAATGAAGCCATGTATGGCCAACTGCTTGCTAAGTATGTGGATAATCCCAAGAATTTCTTCTCTATATCATCGGACTTCTGTCACTGGGGCTCTAG GTTCAGTTATACACACTATGACAAGAAGCATGGACCCATCTACAAGTCCATAGAGGCCTTGGACCACATGGGCATGGATATCATAGAGACCGGAGATGCCGATGCATTCAAGCGCTACTTGCGTGAGTATGACAACACGATCTGTGGACGCCATCCCATCAGTGTCTTCCTCCAT ATGTTAAAGAACTGCTCGACAAAGATCAAAATTGGTTTCTTGCAATACGAGCAATCAAGTCAGTGCAAGAGTATGCGAGACAGCAGCGTCAGCTATGCGTCTGCTGCAGCAACGGCAGAAAGTTGA
- the LOC103984676 gene encoding phosphopantothenoylcysteine decarboxylase subunit VHS3, whose protein sequence is MEALRGSEIGGAAVAFSSIELLAAQRSLAWLLFAVCSLSSSVGVSGEGFDMANMIMERNKPETMPENKDDGESDDDEHEYRDEREDDGEDFLGEEGNDRDDDDDGDDDDDDDDGETSGDEEEGSEEDDDDDDEEDSEDDSEDDSEDDEEDDE, encoded by the exons ATGGAGGCGTTGCGCGGAAGTGAGATCGGTGGAGCTGCCGTCGCATTCTCCTCGATCGAGTTGCTTGCGGCGCAGAGGTCCCTCGCCTGGCTTCTTTTCGCG GTGTGCTCACTGTCAAGCAGTGTTGGCGTATCAGGCGAAGGGTTTGACATGGCAAATAT GATAATGGAAAGAAACAAACCTGAAACAATGCCTGAGAACAAGGATGATGGTGAGtcggatgatgatgagcatgaaTATAGGGATGAACGAGAAGATGATGGTGAAGATTTCTTGGGTGAGGAAGGGAATgatagagatgatgatgatgatggtgatgatgatgacgatgacgatgatggTGAGACCAGTGGTGACGAAGAAGAAGGAAGCGAAGAGgatgatgacgacgatgatgAGGAGGATAGTGAGGATGATAGTGAAGATGATAGTGAAGATGATGAGGAAGATGATGAGTAA
- the LOC108952948 gene encoding uncharacterized protein LOC108952948 — protein sequence MPYPDKERVGTLPVHQTPSHSCSPSARRFSRSTTGLHLRCHHVPSEAVATASDLVVVANPAIVQVAIQATVDLILLSPIQIAVREPSMEASGLPRSDHHASTDRHDDHGGRIDSRRHHQRHHRCSCAAGSGSPSEDGEEGSGRSRQEAMASGARTSHLFLI from the exons ATGCCCTATCCAGATAAAGAAAGGGTGGGAACCCTTCCCGTCCATCAAACTCCATCGCATTCTTGCTCTCCCTCCGCTCGAAG GTTTTCCCGATCTACTACCGGGCTTCACCTCCGATGCCACCATGTTCCTTCCGAGGCCGTTGCCACGGCCTCCGACCTCGTCGTGGTTGCCAACCCCGCCATCGTCCAGGTGGCGATCCAGGCCACCGTCGACTTGATCTTGCTCAGCCCAATCCAG ATTGCTGTTCGTGAGCCGTCGATGGAAGCGTCGGGCCTACCTCGGTCCGATCATCATGCTAGCACCGACCGGCATGATGATCACGGAGGCCGGATCGACAGTCGTCGCCACCACCAGCGTCACCATCGCTGCAGCTGCGCGGCTGGTTCTGGATCTCCTTCGGAGGATGGGGAGGAGGGAAGCGGGCGTTCGCGTCAGGAAGCGATGGCGTCCGGCGCACGGACTTCGCATCTCTTTCTGATTTGA
- the LOC103984698 gene encoding amino acid transporter AVT6E-like → MNSTYSAVPVTASIELQANSPVPPQVPPKKEFLEEEFDDDLPLILDADGAGYGPSASGSGVPGAVFNLATSIIGAGIMALPAAMKVLGILLGFVSIVLMGILSEISIELLIRFAVLCKSTSYGDVVESALGRPFKIVSEICVIVNNAGVLVVYLIIIGDVMSGSAKHVGVFDQLLGHGEWDHRKLVIFVVLVIFLAPLCALEKIDSLSLTSAASVALAVVFVVVSCIIASVKLAEGRTRTPRMGPNFGSKAAILDLLVVVPIMTNAYVCHFNVQPIYNELKERTPKKMYLVSRITTVLSVAIYASTSISGYLLFGEDTESDVLTNFDKDLGIPFSSILNYVVRIGYVLHLVLVFPVIHFSLRQTVDSLVFAGSAPASRKRMLALTAILLCVIYFGSTMIPNIWVAFKFTGATTGMSLGFIFPALIALRLDKQKKILKLQERYIAWVMLVLAVVASILGVVGNIYTLKNMSE, encoded by the coding sequence ATGAACAGCACGTACTCTGCCGTCCCCGTGACTGCGTCCATCGAGCTCCAAGCCAACTCCCCAGTCCCGCCGCAAGTTCCTCCCAAGAAGGAGTTTTTGGAGGAGGAGTTCGACGATGACCTCCCCCTCATCCTCGACGCCGACGGTGCCGGGTACGGACCTTCCGCCTCGGGCTCCGGCGTGCCCGGCGCCGTCTTCAATCTCGCCACCTCGATCATCGGCGCCGGGATCATGGCCCTTCCCGCTGCCATGAAGGTCCTCGGCATCCTCCTCGGCTTCGTTTCCATCGTCCTCATGGGAATCCTGTCCGAGATCAGCATCGAGCTCCTCATCCGGTTCGCCGTCCTCTGCAAGTCGACGTCGTACGGGGACGTCGTGGAGTCCGCCCTCGGTCGCCCCTTCAAGATCGTCTCCGAGATCTGCGTCATCGTCAACAATGCCGGGGTCCTCGTTGTCTACTTGATAATCATAGGCGACGTGATGTCGGGCTCCGCCAAGCACGTCGGCGTCTTCGATCAATTGCTCGGGCATGGCGAATGGGATCACAGGAAATTGGTGATCTTTGTGGTGCTGGTCATCTTTTTAGCCCCTCTGTGTGCCCTGGAAAAGATCGACTCGCTTAGTCTCACTTCGGCCGCCTCCGTTGCTCTTGCTGTTGTCTTCGTGGTGGTGTCGTGCATCATTGCTTCGGTTAAGCTTGCCGAAGGCCGAACAAGGACTCCGAGGATGGGGCCGAATTTTGGATCCAAAGCTGCCATCTTGGATTTGCTGGTGGTCGTTCCGATAATGACAAATGCCTATGTTTGCCATTTCAATGTTCAGCCAATCTACAATGAGCTCAaggagagaacaccaaagaagatgtATCTTGTTAGTAGGATCACCACAGTGTTGTCTGTCGCCATCTATGCTTCGACTTCTATATCAGGGTATCTGTTGTTCGGAGAAGATACCGAGTCAGATGTCCTGACAAATTTCGATAAGGATCTTGGAATTCCGTTCAGCTCGATCCTGAATTATGTGGTCAGGATTGGATATGTTCTTCATCtggttcttgtttttcctgtcattcATTTTTCACTCAGGCAGACAGTAGATTCGCTGGTGTTCGCAGGATCAGCTCCTGCAAGCAGGAAAAGGATGTTGGCTTTGACGGCCATCCTACTTTGTGTTATTTATTTTGGTTCTACTATGATACCAAACATATGGGTGGCTTTCAAGTTCACAGGAGCTACAACTGGCATGTCACTAGGGTTCATATTTCCAGCTCTTATTGCCTTGAGATTAGATAAGCAAAAAAAGATCTTAAAGCTTCAAGAGAGGTACATAGCATGGGTGATGTTAGTTTTGGCAGTGGTCGCTAGCATTTTAGGAGTTGTTGGCAATATTTATACTCTTAAGAACATGTCtgaatga